A genomic stretch from Frigoribacterium sp. PvP032 includes:
- a CDS encoding D-alanine--D-alanine ligase, translating to MTQSAVKKVTVLAGGISHERDVSLRSGRRVVDSLVANGIEVDLRDPDASLLGHLTATRPDVVWPALHGASGEDGALRGLLEALDIPFVGSSSAAARLAWDKPTAKELAHRAGVRTPRGITLSHDAFRELGAAGVLAAISEEHPAPVVVKPARGGSAQGVTVVESADQLPRAMVDAYTYCDDVIVEQKITGTEVAVGVIDTGDGPSALPAVEIVPRNGVYGFEARYNAGETTFFTPARLDARAQEAVAETAVTVHRALGLRHLSRVDLIVDAAGTPWFLEVNVLPGLTETSLVPMALDAAGFELGLVYAALAEKAVLDHA from the coding sequence ATGACTCAGAGTGCCGTCAAGAAGGTCACCGTCCTGGCCGGGGGCATCTCCCACGAGCGAGACGTGTCGTTGAGGTCGGGGAGGCGCGTTGTCGACAGCCTCGTCGCGAACGGCATCGAGGTGGACCTGCGCGATCCCGACGCCTCGCTGCTCGGACACCTGACGGCCACCCGACCCGACGTCGTCTGGCCGGCCCTGCACGGAGCCAGCGGCGAGGACGGTGCGCTGCGTGGGCTTCTCGAGGCCCTGGACATCCCTTTCGTGGGGAGCAGCTCGGCGGCAGCCCGCCTCGCGTGGGACAAGCCCACCGCCAAGGAGCTGGCGCACCGCGCCGGGGTCCGCACGCCCCGGGGCATCACGCTCTCGCACGACGCCTTCCGCGAGCTCGGTGCCGCGGGCGTGCTGGCTGCGATCTCGGAGGAGCACCCCGCGCCCGTCGTGGTCAAGCCCGCCCGCGGCGGGTCGGCCCAGGGCGTCACCGTCGTGGAATCTGCTGATCAGCTGCCTCGCGCGATGGTCGACGCCTACACCTATTGCGACGACGTGATCGTCGAGCAGAAGATCACGGGCACCGAGGTCGCTGTCGGCGTCATCGACACTGGTGACGGTCCGTCCGCGCTGCCGGCCGTCGAGATCGTGCCGCGCAACGGCGTCTACGGCTTCGAGGCGCGCTACAACGCCGGCGAGACCACGTTCTTCACCCCGGCCCGCCTCGATGCCCGAGCGCAGGAGGCGGTGGCCGAGACAGCCGTCACTGTGCACCGGGCGCTCGGCCTGCGTCACCTCTCGCGGGTCGACCTCATCGTGGACGCAGCGGGCACCCCGTGGTTCCTCGAGGTCAATGTGCTGCCCGGGCTCACCGAGACCTCCCTCGTGCCGATGGCCCTCGACGCAGCAGGGTTCGAGCTCGGCCTGGTCTACGCCGCCCTGGCAGAGAAGGCCGTGCTCGACCACGCCTGA
- the rsmG gene encoding 16S rRNA (guanine(527)-N(7))-methyltransferase RsmG has product MSTEQGTAEQTGDLEAEPAIAREIFGDRLEVVRQFTADLAQHGEELGLIGPLELPRLWTRHVINSGLVAPLLRSGARVGDIGSGAGLPGLVLAAARPDTTLLLIEPMERRTDWLSAEAERLGLTNVEVIRARAEDVELDTWLDQATARAVSALTKLIPLTARLVKTGGELILMKGARVDQEVDAARKVIARTHLVDVEVLELGVGVVDPAETTRVFRATLD; this is encoded by the coding sequence ATGAGCACCGAGCAGGGCACTGCCGAGCAGACCGGCGATCTCGAGGCCGAGCCCGCCATTGCGCGCGAGATCTTCGGTGATCGCCTGGAGGTCGTGCGCCAGTTCACTGCCGACCTCGCCCAGCACGGCGAAGAACTCGGCCTGATCGGGCCTCTCGAGCTCCCGCGTCTGTGGACGCGCCACGTGATCAACTCCGGGCTGGTGGCTCCGCTGCTCCGGTCGGGTGCTCGGGTCGGCGACATCGGCTCGGGCGCAGGCCTGCCGGGCCTGGTGCTCGCGGCTGCCCGACCCGACACCACCCTGCTGCTGATCGAGCCGATGGAACGGCGGACCGACTGGCTGTCCGCCGAGGCCGAGCGCCTGGGCCTGACGAACGTCGAGGTGATCCGTGCCCGCGCGGAGGACGTCGAGCTCGACACCTGGCTCGACCAGGCGACCGCGCGTGCCGTGTCCGCACTGACGAAGCTGATCCCCCTGACGGCTCGGCTGGTCAAGACCGGTGGCGAGCTGATCCTGATGAAGGGTGCCCGCGTCGACCAGGAGGTCGACGCCGCCCGCAAGGTGATCGCTCGCACCCACCTCGTCGACGTCGAGGTGCTCGAGCTCGGCGTCGGCGTCGTCGACCCTGCCGAGACCACCAGGGTCTTCCGCGCCACACTGGACTGA
- the trxA gene encoding thioredoxin, producing the protein MSSAKAVTDASFEADVLKSDKTILVDFWAEWCGPCRAVSPILDQIAAEHADKIEIVKLNVDDNPQTAMQYQITSIPAMKVYKGGQVVKTVIGAKPKPALEADLAEFLA; encoded by the coding sequence ATGAGCAGCGCCAAGGCAGTCACCGACGCCTCCTTCGAGGCCGACGTCCTCAAGTCCGACAAGACGATCCTGGTCGACTTCTGGGCCGAGTGGTGCGGCCCGTGCCGCGCCGTGTCGCCGATCCTCGACCAGATCGCGGCCGAGCACGCCGACAAGATCGAGATCGTCAAGCTCAACGTCGACGACAACCCGCAGACCGCGATGCAGTACCAGATCACGTCGATCCCGGCGATGAAAGTCTACAAGGGCGGCCAGGTCGTCAAGACCGTCATCGGCGCCAAGCCCAAGCCGGCCCTCGAGGCCGACCTGGCGGAGTTCCTCGCGTAG
- the murJ gene encoding murein biosynthesis integral membrane protein MurJ, producing MSAQQGGLGRASVLLASGTMVSRVLGFVKTAVLAAAIGQSASRAADSFALANQLPNNIYALIAGGLLSAVLVPQIVRAATHDDDGGQRFINKIVTLGTIVFAAVGLVGTLLAPLLVRLYAQQAGSTGQGGYTSDAIALATAFAYWCLPQIFFYAMYSLLSEVLNARQVFGPFTWAPVINNVVAIAGLVVFMVLFGGSAENSVVDVWTPGRITVLAGTASLGVLAQAGFLLLFWRRAGLSFRPDFRWRGVGLGATGKAAGWLFGMVLVTQLAGLVQSRVASEGSGTGASNAVLANSWLLFMLPHGIVAVSIATAYFTRMSGHASRGDLRAVRTDLSQSLRTIGMFMVFATVAMCVVAYPFASFFESSFTGASQMAQVILGFMPGLVLFSVLFVVQRVFFALHDQRTPFFMQIVQSGIFVIGTLISSAVVPDELVAVAIAITTSIAGSAQTIVALVLVKRRLGGIDGRWVLRRYLQFAFFSLIAGAVGLVVVTALGGFSPDGFAQSGRIAGILTVAVAGLVMAAVYLGLLALIRLPELTDLTAPVIRRVRPLASRLLRR from the coding sequence GTGAGCGCACAGCAGGGCGGCCTCGGCCGCGCGAGCGTGCTGCTCGCCTCGGGCACGATGGTGTCCCGGGTGCTCGGCTTCGTCAAGACGGCCGTGCTGGCTGCGGCCATCGGCCAGTCGGCGAGCCGCGCGGCCGACTCGTTCGCCCTCGCGAACCAGCTGCCGAACAACATCTACGCCCTCATCGCGGGGGGCCTGCTGAGCGCGGTGCTCGTGCCGCAGATCGTGCGGGCCGCCACCCACGACGACGACGGCGGCCAGCGCTTCATCAACAAGATCGTGACGCTCGGCACGATCGTCTTCGCGGCCGTCGGCCTCGTCGGCACCCTGCTCGCGCCCCTGCTCGTGCGCCTCTACGCCCAGCAGGCGGGGTCGACTGGCCAAGGTGGTTACACCTCCGACGCGATCGCCCTGGCCACGGCGTTCGCCTACTGGTGCCTGCCGCAGATCTTCTTCTACGCGATGTACTCGCTGCTGAGCGAGGTGCTGAACGCGCGACAGGTGTTCGGGCCGTTCACCTGGGCGCCCGTGATCAACAACGTCGTGGCGATCGCGGGGCTCGTCGTGTTCATGGTGCTGTTCGGCGGCTCTGCTGAGAACTCCGTGGTCGACGTCTGGACGCCCGGCCGCATCACCGTCCTCGCCGGCACCGCCAGCCTCGGCGTCCTGGCGCAGGCGGGCTTCCTGCTGCTCTTCTGGCGCCGGGCGGGCCTGTCGTTCCGCCCGGACTTCCGCTGGCGCGGGGTCGGCCTCGGGGCCACAGGCAAGGCCGCCGGCTGGCTCTTCGGCATGGTGCTCGTGACGCAGCTCGCCGGCCTCGTGCAGAGCCGCGTCGCGTCCGAGGGCAGCGGCACGGGCGCCTCGAACGCCGTGCTCGCCAACTCGTGGCTGCTCTTCATGCTGCCCCACGGCATCGTCGCGGTGTCGATCGCGACCGCGTACTTCACGCGCATGAGCGGGCACGCCTCACGCGGCGACCTGCGCGCCGTGCGCACCGACCTGTCACAGTCGCTCCGCACCATCGGCATGTTCATGGTGTTCGCGACAGTCGCCATGTGCGTCGTCGCCTACCCGTTCGCGAGCTTCTTCGAGAGCAGCTTCACCGGGGCGAGCCAGATGGCGCAGGTCATCCTCGGCTTCATGCCGGGGCTCGTCCTGTTCAGCGTCCTGTTCGTCGTGCAGCGCGTCTTCTTCGCCCTGCACGACCAGCGGACGCCGTTCTTCATGCAGATCGTCCAGTCGGGCATCTTCGTGATCGGGACCCTGATCTCGTCCGCCGTGGTGCCCGACGAGCTCGTCGCCGTGGCCATCGCGATCACCACCTCGATCGCCGGCTCGGCCCAGACGATCGTCGCCCTCGTGCTGGTCAAGCGCCGCCTCGGCGGCATCGACGGCCGCTGGGTGCTGCGCCGCTACCTGCAGTTCGCCTTCTTCTCGCTGATCGCCGGCGCCGTCGGGCTGGTCGTCGTCACCGCTCTGGGAGGTTTCAGCCCGGACGGCTTCGCCCAGTCGGGCCGGATCGCCGGCATCCTGACCGTCGCCGTCGCCGGGCTGGTCATGGCGGCCGTGTACCTCGGCCTCCTGGCGCTGATCCGCCTGCCCGAGCTGACCGACCTGACCGCCCCGGTGATCCGCCGGGTGCGCCCGTTGGCCTCGCGCCTCCTTCGCCGCTGA
- a CDS encoding R3H domain-containing nucleic acid-binding protein, giving the protein MIDEGEIAADYIEELLDICDFDGDIDIEVRGGRSYISVDASGEGSLRVLSKPDTVTALQELTRIAVQTKTGEFSRLILDIGGSRQTREAELGAMVDKAVERLEEGAEAASLPPMSSYERKLVHDIVAARGFVSESEGEGRDRHTVIKRG; this is encoded by the coding sequence GTGATCGACGAGGGCGAGATCGCCGCGGACTACATCGAAGAGCTCCTCGACATCTGCGACTTCGACGGTGACATCGACATCGAGGTGCGCGGCGGCCGCTCGTACATCTCGGTCGACGCCTCCGGCGAGGGCTCGCTGCGGGTGCTGTCGAAGCCCGACACGGTCACGGCCCTGCAAGAACTGACGCGCATCGCCGTGCAGACCAAGACGGGCGAGTTCTCCCGGCTGATCCTCGACATCGGCGGCTCGCGGCAGACCCGCGAGGCCGAGCTCGGGGCGATGGTCGACAAGGCCGTCGAGCGCCTCGAGGAGGGGGCAGAGGCTGCGTCCCTGCCGCCCATGTCGTCCTACGAGCGCAAGCTCGTGCACGACATCGTCGCCGCGCGCGGTTTCGTCTCGGAGTCCGAGGGCGAGGGCCGCGACCGGCACACCGTCATCAAGCGCGGCTGA
- a CDS encoding PLP-dependent aminotransferase family protein, translated as MTDKGTNLDPWYDSYADRTAGLSASEVRALFAVASRPEVVSLAGGMPFVSALPRELVTGAIDRVMSQNGGAMALQYGSGQGTPAIREHIMQIMAMEGIRGSADDVVVTTGSQQALDLVTRLFVNPGDVVLAESPSYVGALGVFKAYQADVSHVATDAEGLVPEALRETIARVRSEGRTIKFLYTIPNFHNPAGVTLTRARRLEILEICRDAGILVLEDNPYGLLYFDQPAPQAMRSVDDEGVIYLGSFSKTLAPGFRVGWALAPHAIREKLILANESATLSPNSFGQFVITEYLDQADWRGQIESFRGLYRERRDSMISALGEYLPSLSWTVPDGGFFVWVTLPDELDSKAMLPRAVKELVAYTPGTAFFADGGGRQNIRLSFCYPTPESIRTGIARLATVVNGELDLLATFSGARLGSPLTMRSGVSTPPPNTN; from the coding sequence ATGACCGACAAGGGCACCAACCTCGACCCGTGGTACGACTCGTACGCCGACCGCACGGCCGGCCTGAGCGCCTCCGAGGTGCGAGCCCTCTTCGCCGTCGCCAGCCGACCCGAGGTCGTCTCCCTGGCCGGCGGCATGCCGTTCGTGTCCGCCCTGCCGCGCGAGCTCGTGACCGGGGCGATCGACCGCGTGATGTCGCAGAACGGCGGGGCGATGGCCCTGCAGTACGGCTCCGGGCAGGGCACCCCGGCCATCCGCGAGCACATCATGCAGATCATGGCGATGGAGGGCATCCGGGGCAGCGCCGACGACGTCGTCGTGACCACCGGCTCCCAGCAGGCCCTCGACCTGGTCACCCGGCTCTTCGTCAACCCTGGCGACGTCGTGCTGGCCGAGTCCCCCAGCTACGTGGGCGCCCTGGGCGTCTTCAAGGCCTACCAGGCCGACGTCTCGCACGTCGCGACCGATGCCGAGGGCCTCGTGCCGGAGGCGCTGCGAGAGACGATCGCCCGGGTCAGGTCCGAGGGCCGCACGATCAAGTTCCTCTACACGATCCCCAACTTCCACAACCCGGCCGGCGTGACGCTGACAAGGGCCCGGCGACTCGAGATCCTCGAGATCTGCCGCGACGCGGGCATCCTCGTCCTCGAGGACAACCCCTACGGCCTCCTGTACTTCGACCAGCCGGCCCCGCAGGCCATGCGCTCGGTCGACGACGAGGGCGTCATCTACCTCGGGTCGTTCTCCAAGACGCTCGCTCCCGGCTTCCGGGTCGGCTGGGCCCTGGCCCCGCACGCGATCCGCGAGAAGCTCATCCTCGCCAACGAGTCCGCGACGCTCTCGCCGAACTCGTTCGGTCAGTTCGTCATCACCGAGTACCTCGACCAGGCCGACTGGCGCGGGCAGATCGAGTCGTTCCGCGGTCTCTACCGTGAGCGTCGCGACTCGATGATCTCGGCGCTGGGGGAGTACCTCCCGTCGCTCAGCTGGACCGTGCCCGACGGCGGCTTCTTCGTCTGGGTCACCCTGCCCGACGAGCTCGACTCGAAGGCGATGCTCCCCCGCGCCGTCAAGGAGCTCGTCGCGTACACGCCCGGCACCGCCTTCTTCGCCGACGGCGGCGGCCGCCAGAACATCCGGCTGTCGTTCTGCTACCCGACGCCCGAGTCGATCCGGACCGGCATCGCCCGGCTCGCGACCGTGGTCAACGGCGAGCTCGACCTGCTGGCGACGTTCTCCGGTGCCAGGCTGGGCTCGCCGCTCACCATGCGCAGCGGAGTGTCGACGCCGCCGCCGAACACCAACTGA
- a CDS encoding ParA family protein: MSSSTEYDDSTPLARELADLRRRREALSKDPLPAPAKTRILTVSNQKGGVGKTTTTVNLAAALARSGARVLVIDLDPQGNASTALGVEHRAETPSVYDVIVNEGDIADVVQQSPEFPDLFCVPATIHLAGAEIELVSLVAREQRLRTQLDAYLSATEAAGERFDYVFIDCPPSLGLLTINAFVAAGEVLIPIQCEYYALEGLSQLLRNIQLIEKHLNPSLQVSSILLTMYDGRTNLARQVVADVREHFPVEALQTLIPRSVRISEAPGYGQTVISYDTNSPGSISYLEAAAELARRGAPQ; encoded by the coding sequence GTGAGTTCATCCACGGAGTACGACGACAGCACTCCCCTGGCACGCGAGCTCGCTGATCTCCGACGCCGGCGCGAGGCTCTCTCGAAGGACCCGCTGCCGGCCCCCGCCAAGACCCGCATCCTCACGGTGTCGAACCAGAAGGGCGGCGTGGGCAAGACCACCACGACCGTCAACCTCGCTGCGGCACTGGCTCGGAGCGGTGCCAGGGTGCTGGTGATCGACCTCGACCCCCAGGGGAACGCCTCGACGGCTCTCGGGGTTGAGCACCGCGCGGAGACACCGAGCGTGTACGACGTCATCGTCAACGAAGGCGACATCGCCGATGTCGTGCAGCAGAGCCCCGAGTTCCCCGACCTGTTCTGTGTGCCGGCGACGATCCACCTCGCCGGCGCCGAGATCGAGCTCGTCAGCCTGGTCGCCCGTGAACAGCGCCTCCGCACCCAGCTCGACGCCTACCTCTCGGCGACCGAAGCTGCCGGCGAGCGTTTCGACTACGTCTTCATCGACTGCCCGCCCTCGCTCGGGCTCCTCACCATCAATGCATTCGTCGCGGCAGGCGAGGTGCTCATCCCGATCCAGTGCGAGTACTACGCGCTGGAGGGGCTCAGCCAGCTGCTCCGCAACATCCAGCTGATCGAGAAGCACCTGAACCCGAGTCTGCAGGTCTCCAGCATCCTGTTGACCATGTACGACGGGCGGACGAACCTCGCTCGTCAGGTCGTGGCCGACGTGCGTGAGCACTTCCCGGTCGAGGCCCTGCAGACGCTCATCCCCCGCAGCGTCCGCATCAGTGAGGCGCCGGGCTACGGCCAGACCGTCATCAGCTACGACACGAACTCACCCGGCTCGATCTCGTACCTCGAGGCCGCAGCAGAACTAGCACGACGAGGAGCACCCCAGTAG
- a CDS encoding ParB/RepB/Spo0J family partition protein encodes MATKRTGLGRGIGALIPVTEEGADRPVDVFFPTGQQTADELVAVPGARLANLNPLDVVPNAQQPRAEFREEELAELVTSIREVGVLQPIVVRPLPRDASAKGATAAPQYELVMGERRLRATKQLGLATIPAIVKETADESMLRDALLENLHRAELNPLEEASAYQQLLADFGITQDELSSRIGRSRPQISNTLRLLRLPASVQRRVASGVLSAGHARAILSTGDSLLMERLADKIVNEDLSVRAAEAAAAGTSIKPRTTRGAVGRHQAHLDEVAENLGDKLETKVKVRMGARKGSIAIDFASMQDLNRILAALGQDPYSQ; translated from the coding sequence GTGGCAACCAAGAGAACCGGCCTCGGACGCGGCATCGGCGCGCTCATCCCCGTGACGGAGGAGGGTGCCGACAGGCCCGTCGACGTCTTCTTCCCGACGGGCCAGCAGACGGCCGACGAACTGGTGGCTGTGCCCGGAGCGCGCCTGGCGAACCTCAACCCCCTCGACGTCGTGCCCAACGCGCAACAGCCCCGGGCCGAGTTCCGCGAGGAGGAGCTGGCCGAGCTGGTCACCAGCATCCGTGAGGTGGGCGTCCTGCAGCCCATCGTGGTCCGGCCTCTCCCCCGCGATGCGTCCGCGAAGGGCGCGACGGCTGCTCCGCAGTACGAACTGGTCATGGGCGAACGTCGTCTGCGGGCCACGAAGCAGCTCGGGCTCGCGACGATCCCCGCCATCGTCAAGGAGACCGCGGACGAGTCGATGCTGCGGGACGCCCTGCTCGAGAACCTGCACCGGGCAGAGCTGAACCCGCTCGAGGAAGCGTCGGCCTATCAGCAACTTCTCGCCGACTTCGGCATCACGCAGGACGAGCTGTCGAGCCGGATCGGTCGCAGCCGACCGCAGATCTCGAACACGCTGAGGCTGCTGCGCCTGCCCGCGAGCGTGCAGCGGCGGGTGGCGTCGGGCGTGCTGTCGGCCGGGCACGCGCGGGCGATCCTGTCGACTGGGGACTCCCTGCTGATGGAGCGCCTCGCGGACAAGATCGTCAACGAAGACCTGTCCGTCCGTGCCGCGGAGGCTGCTGCCGCAGGGACGAGCATCAAGCCCAGGACCACACGAGGCGCTGTCGGGCGCCACCAGGCACACCTGGACGAGGTCGCGGAGAATCTCGGTGACAAGCTCGAGACCAAGGTGAAGGTGAGGATGGGCGCGCGGAAGGGCTCGATCGCCATCGACTTCGCCTCGATGCAGGACCTGAATCGCATCCTCGCCGCCCTGGGCCAGGACCCGTACTCCCAGTAG
- the trxB gene encoding thioredoxin-disulfide reductase — translation MRQIIIIGSGPAGYTAGIYAARAGLEPLIVASSVEAGGELMKTTEVENFPGFPDGIQGPELMFKLQEQAEKFGAEVLLDDVTSVDLTGDVKKVTLGSGTVEEALTVIFATGSAYRKLGLPDEERLSGRGVSWCATCDGFFFKQKEIAVVGGGDSAMEEATFLTRFASKVYVIHRSETLRASKIMQDRAQGNDKIEFLFNKQVTAILGDEKATGVQLTDTVDGSTSDLDLDGLFIAIGNDPRVHLVHGQVDLTSSGTIAVEGRSSKTNLRGVFAAGDVVDDTYRQAATAAGSGVVAALDAEHFLASLDQTFLAEHTEGAAEGIDTAESVAPEPVSA, via the coding sequence ATGCGCCAGATCATCATCATCGGCTCCGGCCCCGCCGGCTACACGGCGGGCATCTACGCGGCGCGTGCCGGTCTCGAGCCGCTCATCGTGGCGAGCTCGGTCGAGGCAGGCGGCGAGCTCATGAAGACCACCGAGGTCGAGAACTTCCCCGGGTTCCCCGACGGCATCCAGGGCCCCGAGCTGATGTTCAAGCTCCAGGAGCAGGCGGAGAAGTTCGGCGCAGAGGTGCTGCTCGACGACGTCACCAGCGTCGACCTGACCGGTGACGTCAAGAAGGTCACTCTCGGCAGCGGCACCGTGGAAGAGGCGCTGACCGTGATCTTCGCGACCGGCAGCGCGTACCGCAAGCTCGGCCTGCCCGACGAAGAACGACTCAGCGGCCGCGGCGTCAGCTGGTGCGCCACCTGCGACGGCTTCTTCTTCAAGCAGAAGGAGATCGCGGTCGTGGGAGGCGGCGACTCGGCCATGGAGGAGGCGACGTTCCTGACGCGCTTCGCCTCGAAGGTCTACGTCATCCACCGCTCGGAGACGCTGCGCGCCTCGAAGATCATGCAGGACAGGGCGCAGGGCAACGACAAGATCGAGTTCCTGTTCAACAAGCAGGTCACGGCGATCTTGGGCGACGAGAAGGCCACGGGCGTGCAGCTGACCGACACTGTCGACGGCAGCACCAGCGACCTCGACCTCGACGGCCTCTTCATCGCCATCGGCAACGACCCCCGCGTGCACCTCGTGCACGGCCAGGTCGACCTCACCTCGAGCGGCACCATCGCCGTCGAGGGCCGCAGCTCGAAGACCAACCTCCGCGGCGTGTTCGCGGCGGGCGACGTCGTCGACGACACCTACCGCCAGGCGGCCACCGCGGCCGGCTCCGGGGTCGTCGCGGCACTCGACGCCGAGCACTTCCTGGCGAGCCTCGACCAGACCTTTCTAGCCGAGCACACCGAGGGCGCCGCCGAGGGCATCGACACCGCCGAGTCGGTCGCCCCGGAGCCCGTCTCCGCCTGA
- a CDS encoding DUF6049 family protein, with the protein MRRLHALLAALTAVFVVVVGLPAVAGPALGGLGGLGASPAAAASAPSSASDDAVTLSLAPAESGVLVPDRDLVLDVVVTNTTEDDLPASVARIYLDRNAFITRAKLASWLSPDSTSGSDYLGTSLTRVDVPEVPSGQSRTVGSVTVPAATVALGGYGWGARALGARLVDDDGAQLAQARSSVAWFPAESFQATKVAVAVPITTPETENGVLDASALAAYTSIDGTLTRQLRAVQGSQAAVAVDPMIIASVRLLGTSAPPSALEWLDQLQQSGLEMFPLAYADADVAGLSQGGAASIPTPVSFDALVDPSLFAEATPSSTPEPSPSGTSDPSSVDPPADGSGTGGTGGGDGSGQGDDPTAAPPLPTTESLLSWPWSSTGIAWPEADTVVAADLGVLAASGYTSTILSSSNVDVSTGATENAATQLGATTGLVSDDVLSTLLSDAAGASDDAAWATAMAELSASVATVARERPSDARTLLATLGRGWSPDSAYLTRTLAALRDLPWSTASTLQEAVATAPTPATVVDEPVDDARAALMRTLATADRRVSDFSTALEQPQTVTGPARLRTLALASHAWRANPDGLATEVAAADAESVATSGLVSIVQGSDLSILGDRTSLPLYVQNSTSSAATVYLMVQPSNSLLSVDQNRIEVTIASDSQARVRVPVQSVANGTVDVSLSLVSSTGVAISTPSTVSISVQAGWETAITWVFAVGFLVLFGGGIYRTFHKRRLAREEKAAAAETETAAATAPATTSDATGVNTTETGVRRDTPENGVSP; encoded by the coding sequence ATGAGACGACTCCACGCCCTGCTCGCCGCGCTGACGGCGGTGTTCGTCGTGGTCGTCGGGCTGCCCGCCGTGGCCGGCCCGGCGCTCGGCGGGCTCGGCGGGCTCGGCGCCTCGCCGGCTGCCGCGGCGTCAGCGCCCTCCAGCGCGTCGGACGACGCCGTCACGCTCTCGCTGGCGCCCGCCGAGTCCGGCGTGCTCGTGCCGGATCGCGACCTCGTGCTCGACGTCGTCGTCACCAACACGACCGAGGACGACCTGCCCGCGTCCGTCGCCCGGATCTACCTCGACCGGAACGCCTTCATCACCCGCGCCAAGCTGGCGAGCTGGCTGTCGCCCGACTCGACGAGCGGGAGCGACTACCTCGGCACCTCCCTGACGCGCGTCGACGTGCCGGAGGTCCCGTCGGGGCAGTCGCGCACCGTCGGCTCCGTGACCGTGCCCGCGGCGACCGTCGCCCTCGGCGGCTACGGCTGGGGCGCCCGTGCCCTGGGCGCCCGGCTGGTCGACGACGACGGCGCGCAGCTCGCCCAGGCGCGCAGCAGCGTCGCGTGGTTCCCGGCCGAGAGCTTCCAGGCGACGAAGGTCGCCGTCGCGGTGCCGATCACGACGCCCGAGACCGAGAACGGGGTGCTCGACGCCAGCGCCCTGGCGGCCTACACGTCGATCGACGGCACCCTGACGCGCCAGCTGCGGGCCGTGCAGGGCTCGCAGGCCGCCGTGGCCGTCGACCCGATGATCATCGCGTCCGTCCGCCTGCTGGGCACCTCGGCGCCGCCGTCCGCGCTCGAGTGGCTCGACCAGCTGCAGCAGTCCGGACTCGAGATGTTCCCGCTCGCGTACGCGGACGCCGACGTCGCGGGCCTGAGCCAAGGAGGCGCGGCGTCGATCCCGACGCCCGTCTCGTTCGACGCCCTCGTCGACCCGTCGCTCTTCGCCGAGGCGACCCCGAGCAGCACGCCGGAGCCCTCGCCGAGCGGCACCTCCGACCCCTCGTCGGTCGACCCGCCCGCCGACGGCAGCGGCACCGGGGGCACCGGGGGAGGCGACGGCTCCGGCCAGGGGGACGACCCCACGGCCGCGCCGCCGTTGCCCACCACCGAGTCGCTGCTGAGCTGGCCGTGGTCGTCCACCGGCATCGCCTGGCCGGAGGCCGACACGGTCGTCGCGGCCGACCTGGGCGTCCTGGCCGCGAGCGGCTACACCTCGACGATCCTCTCCAGCTCGAACGTCGACGTCTCGACGGGTGCGACCGAGAACGCGGCGACGCAGCTCGGGGCCACCACGGGGCTCGTCTCCGACGACGTCCTCTCGACGCTCCTCTCGGACGCGGCCGGCGCCTCCGACGACGCGGCCTGGGCCACCGCGATGGCCGAGCTCTCCGCCAGCGTCGCCACGGTCGCCCGCGAGCGGCCGAGCGACGCCCGCACGCTCCTCGCCACGCTCGGCCGCGGCTGGTCGCCCGACAGCGCGTACCTGACCCGGACGCTGGCCGCGCTGCGCGACCTCCCGTGGTCGACCGCGAGCACCCTGCAGGAGGCGGTGGCCACCGCCCCGACGCCCGCCACCGTCGTCGACGAGCCGGTCGACGACGCACGAGCCGCCCTGATGCGCACGCTCGCGACGGCGGACCGCCGCGTCTCCGACTTCTCCACCGCCCTAGAGCAGCCGCAGACGGTGACAGGCCCCGCGCGCCTGCGGACGCTCGCCCTCGCCTCGCACGCGTGGCGGGCCAACCCCGACGGGCTCGCCACCGAGGTGGCCGCCGCGGACGCCGAGTCGGTCGCCACGTCGGGGCTCGTCTCGATCGTGCAGGGCAGCGACTTGTCGATCCTCGGCGACCGCACCTCCCTTCCCCTCTACGTGCAGAACTCGACCTCGTCGGCGGCGACCGTCTACCTGATGGTGCAGCCGTCGAACTCGCTGCTGTCGGTCGACCAGAACCGCATCGAGGTGACCATCGCGTCCGACTCTCAGGCCCGCGTCCGCGTCCCCGTGCAGTCCGTCGCCAACGGCACCGTCGACGTGTCGCTCAGCCTCGTGAGCTCGACCGGGGTCGCCATCTCGACGCCGTCCACCGTGTCGATCTCGGTGCAGGCCGGCTGGGAGACCGCGATCACCTGGGTCTTCGCCGTCGGCTTCCTGGTGCTCTTCGGCGGCGGCATCTACCGGACGTTCCACAAGCGGCGCCTCGCTCGCGAGGAGAAGGCGGCGGCGGCGGAGACGGAGACGGCGGCGGCGACTGCTCCCGCCACGACGTCGGACGCCACCGGCGTCAACACCACCGAGACCGGTGTCCGCCGCGACACCCCCGAGAACGGTGTCAGCCCGTGA